In a single window of the Neodiprion virginianus isolate iyNeoVirg1 chromosome 1, iyNeoVirg1.1, whole genome shotgun sequence genome:
- the LOC124307257 gene encoding glutamate-rich WD repeat-containing protein 1 — MDPAEEAMIEVDDREAEDDGDDDDDDEAEDEDMEAEDDNDTEKKSKIYLPGQPLEKGEELVVDHSAYRMLHQAQTGAPCLSFDIIRDDLGISRETYPMSMYMLAGTQAARTHVNNLLVMKMSNLHGTARNNEESDESDSDDDDDEDEARAPVMTVASIKHQGCVNRVRCTQVRNKVFAASWSELGRVSLWDLNEQLRAVDDPLLLSNYRKRNDQGNDGAKPIFTFKGHLQEGYGLDWCPTEEGTLASGDCKGNIHIWHHNNSSSGEDWLVDQRPYNSHAPHSVEDLQWSPNERHVLASCSVDKSIKIWDTRASPQAACMLTAGEAHTADVNVISWNRKESRFLVSGGDDGILHIWDLRQFSPNGTKPVATFKQHTAPITSVEWHPGEATVLASAGADDQIAQWDLSVEADNIAEQDSQLASLPPQLLFVHQGQTDVKELHWHPQCPGTLVSTAHSGFNVFRTISV, encoded by the exons atggATCCTGCAGAAGAAGCGATGATAGAAGTTGACGATAGAGAAGCAGAAGATGATGgagatgatgatgacgatgacgaagCAGAAGATGAAGATATGGAAGCAGAAGACGATAAtgatacagagaaaaaaagtaaaatttactTGCCAGGACAGCCACtagaaaaaggagaagaattGGTAGTAGATCATTCAGCATATAGAATGTTACATCAAGCTCAAACAGGGGCTCCGTGTCTAAGCTTTGACATTATCAGGGATGACCTCGGTATCTCACGGGAGACATATCCCATGTCAATGTACATGCTAGCTGGTACGCAAGCTGCAAGAACACATGTCAATAACCTACTTGTCATGAAAATGTCCAACCTGCATGGCACTGCTCGTAACAATGAGGAATCTGACGAGTCTGATTcagatgatgatgacgatgaagaCGAAGCTCGAGCTCCTGTTATGACAGTTGCTTCTATAAAACATCAGGGCTGTGTGAATAGAGTGAG ATGTACGCAAGTGCGGAACAAAGTCTTTGCTGCAAGTTGGAGTGAACTGGGTCGTGTATCTCTTTGGGATTTGAACGAGCAGCTGAGAGCAGTAGACGATCCCTTGTTACTGAGTAATTACCGTAAGCGAAATGACCAAGGCAATGATGGAGCCAAACCAATATTTACATTCAAAGGACACCTGCAGGAAGGATATGGCTTGGACTGGTGTCCTACCGAAGAAGGAACTCTGGCATCGGGTGATTGTAAAGGCAACATTCACATCTGGCATCACAATAATAGCAGCAGTGGTGAAGACTGGCTTGTAGATCAAAGGCCTTATAATTCCCATGCTCCACATAGTGTTGAGGATCTCCAATGGTCCCCAAACGAAAGGCACGTGCTTGCCTCATGTTCCGTGGATAAAAG TATAAAAATTTGGGACACAAGAGCAAGTCCTCAGGCAGCGTGCATGCTGACAGCAGGAGAGGCACACACAGCTGATGTAAATGTAATCTCGTGGAACAGAAAAGAATCGCGTTTCCTGGTATCTGGTGGCGATGATGGTATTCTACACATATGGGATTTGCGACAATTCAGTCCCAATGGTACTAAACCAGTTGCAACTTTCAAACAACATACAGCGCCGATAACAAGTGTAGAATGGCATCCTGGCGAAGCCACTGTCCTCGCGTCCGCTGGTGCAGATGATCAAATAGCACAATGGGATCTCTCAGTGGAAGCAGATAATATTGCAGAACAAGACAGTCAGCTTGCATCATTACCGCCTCAATTATTATTCGTACATCAGGGTCAAACTGACGTGAAGGAATTACATTGGCATCCGCAGTGCCCAGGTACTCTTGTATCTACTGCTCATTCAGGTTTTAATGTATTTCGTACGATTAGTGTATGA
- the LOC124307148 gene encoding xylosyltransferase oxt, translated as MASGKNQHDNRSSNCLRKYRIFFVFGIAILCVQVYLAYTFFALESENRRVIKSSLNNDILSVAEEGGGLLTGSRQLKLPPDKLETNTIKGAHYRNRTTRVKLDLKSLNFTPDCEITGREAVSAITRAKSQTCKQRIASVTCLSQQGLLYPKNLQSSCPHSPGFLDKPKNLGCFKDDKTLQVLSGYYAVYKGENSPDYCAKMCLQSGYPYSGVEYSIECFCGMEEPSQVRRLPDSSCNMKCPGNPKLSCGGYLTINIFWNGIQRFRPQEARNSSSKNSREKPARIAYLLTVNGRASRQVKRLISVLYHPSHFFYIHVDARQDYMYREMLGIEKKCTTKNIRVARGIGLRHASIWGGASLLKTLLSSANEILAQDHNWDFLVNLSESDFPVKSNARLTEFLTLNKGMNFVKSHGREVQRFITKQGLDKSFVECEARMWRIGDRKLPTGIQIDGGSDWVALSRDFVEYVANPVPDPLISGLLEVFRYTLLPAESFFHTALRNSRFCDTYIDNNLHVTNWKRKLGCKCQYRAIVDWCGCSPNDFKSEDFGRIKSTADRNLFFARKFEPTIDQRIIDRTEEWIYPSKSNKTQKLKGYDAYWQSVYHYADLSPMADDTLLTISDSLARLTYKNLKIEDYIFSQIKLLEATAYFRSNRFIGILIRCNANTNDLENLESSTFQNEFPEQVESLISLKQNITITKSWKNRIRNLAVSTDYDQKEQTFRNLVAAMSVLSTPVLAYELVPGFTPLRNLSVLWVDPYGHLADMGQLQMEEATLFGHIKPQLGEPLVIGTWHVLLMADSDLVAKLNFLVVPLAYWRNQKITLRKAKELHNGSLAPYQVNENINHWWTNYLSTSTVNSSTTEQRIGLELERWIDALVSEYYEIKNTCWTVEMPEVRGKLEKCSETSWSSLSPDYKADIRNLC; from the exons ATGGCATCCGGAAAGAATCAGCATGATAATAGATCATCTAATTGTTTGCGAAAGTATCGGATATTTTTCGTATTTGGCATAGCCATATTATGTGTGCAAGTATACTTAGCTTATACCTTTTTTGCTCTGGAGAGTGAAAATCGCAGGGtaataaaatcatcattaaATAAC GATATTCTCTCGGTAGCTGAAGAAGGAGGTGGTCTTCTGACAGGTTCTCGGCAGCTCAAACTACCTCCGGACAAACTAGAGACCAATACAATAAAAGGTGCTCATTATCGTAATCGAACAACCAGGGTGAAATTAGACCTGAAATCGCTGAATTTTACCCCCGATTGTGAGATAACTGGCAGAGAAGCAGTGAGCGCCATTACGAGAGCAAAATCTCAGACTTGCAAGCAGCGAATTGCTAGTGTAACTTGCCTGAGTCAACAGGGTCTCCTTTATCCTAAGAACTTGCAATCATCTTGTCCACATTCTCCTGGTTTTCTTGATAAGCCAAAAAACTTGGGTTGCTTCAAAGACGACAAAACACTCCAAGTACTATCTGGTTACTATGCTGTTTACAAAGGTGAAAACTCACCTGATTACTGCGCCAAAATGTGCTTACAGTCAGGTTACCCCTACTCGGGTGTTGAATATTC AATTGAGTGTTTTTGTGGAATGGAGGAACCATCGCAGGTGAGACGTTTACCTGACTCAAGTTGTAATATGAAGTGTCCTGGGAATCCAAAGTTATCCTGTGGTGGTTATTTAACTATAAATATCTTCTGGAATGGCATACAAA GATTCAGGCCTCAAGAAGCAAGAAATTCCAGCTCCAAAAATTCGAGAGAAAAACCTGCTCGAATAGCCTACTTGTTGACAGTAAATGGCAGAGCCAGTCGCCAGGTTAAACGTCTAATCAGTGTGCTGTATCATCCGTCACATTTCTTCTACATTCATGTGGATGCG AGGCAAGATTACATGTACCGGGAGATGTTgggaattgagaaaaaatgtacgaCTAAAAATATTAGAGTAGCAAGAGGGATCGGCTTGCGACATGCAAGCATCTGGGGTGGCGCAAGCCTCTTGAAAACTCTTTTAAGTTCAGCGAACGAGATTTTGGCTCAAGATCATAATTGGGATTTTCTTGTGAATTTGTCAGAATCAGATTTTCCAGTTAAAAGCAATGCTCGGCTTACTGAGTTTCTCACTTTAAATAAAGGAATGAATTTTGTCAAGTCACACGGCAGAGAAGTACAACGCTTCATCACAAAGCAAGGACTAGACAAAAGCTTTGTTGAATGTGAAGCACGAATGTGGCGCATTGGTGATCGCAAATTACCGACAG GTATTCAAATTGATGGAGGAAGTGATTGGGTGGCGCTAAGTCGGGATTTCGTTGAATATGTGGCTAATCCAGTGCCAGACCCTCTAATATCTGGATTGCTAGAAGTGTTCCGATATACTTTGTTACCTGcagaatcattttttcatactgCACTGCGAAATTCACGATTTTGTGATACGTACATTGACAACAATCTTCACGTCACTAATTGGAAACGGAAATTGGGCTGTAAATGTCAGTATAGAGCTATCGTAGATTGGTGTGGTTGTAGCCCGAATGACTTCAAATCCGAAGATTTTGGACGGATAAAAAGCACAGCAGatcgaaatttattctttGCCAGAAAATTTGAGCCAACAATCGATCAAAGAATTATAGACCGTACTGAGGAATGGATATATCCATCGAAAAGTAACAAAACTCAGAAACTGAAGGGTTACGATGCATACTGGCAAAGCGTGTACCACTATGCAGACCTCAGTCCGATGGCTGATGACACACTGTTAACAATATCAGATTCTTTAGCTCGTCTCAcctacaaaaatttgaaaattgaagactACATTTTCAGTCAAATCAAATTACTCGAGGCCACAGCTTATTTTCGATCCAATCGTTTTATTGGGATATTAATTCGATGTAATGCAAATACCAATGACCTAGAAAATTTGGAATCTTCaacatttcaaaatgaatttccAGAACAAGTCGAATCTTTGATCTCGCTAAAGCAGAATATTACTATAACCAAATCCTGGAAAAATCGTATACGTAACCTGGCTGTTAGCACAGACTATGATCAAAAAGAACAGACGTTCAGAAACTTAGTTGCAGCAATGAGCGTACTATCAACTCCTGTTCTAGCATATGAACTAGTTCCTGGATTTACACCTCTACGTAATTTATCAGTATTGTGGGTTGATCCCTATGGCCATTTGGCAGATATGGGTCAACTACAGATGGAAGAAGCAACATTG TTTGGTCACATAAAACCTCAACTTGGAGAGCCGTTAGTCATTGGCACCTGGCATGTGCTCTTAATGGCAGACTCAGATTTAGTAGCAAAACTAAATTTCCTTGTAGTACCATTAGCGTATTGGAGAAATCAAAAGATCACTCTCCGAAAAGCTAAAGAGTTACATAATGGCTCTTTAGCACCATACCAAGTAAATGAAAACATAAATCACTGGTGGACAAATTATTTAAGTACTTCCACCGTAAATTCTAGTACGACAGAACAGAGAATCGGTTTGGAGCTTGAACGGTGGATAGATGCTCTGGTGTCTGAATAttatgagataaaaaatacatgCTGGACGGTGGAAATGCCGGAAGTTCGGGGAAAACTTGAGAAATGCTCTGAGACTAGTTGGAGCTCACTAAGTCCTGATTACAAAGCTGACATACGCAACTTGTGCTAA
- the LOC124307223 gene encoding nudC domain-containing protein 1 isoform X1, whose protein sequence is MPDIIELRPDKGLLYPNFEKYQFLDEPILILEKDLETEVLRVEPSSSQDSWLEARSFAYHNHLYKNPFNGKCYFVNKDNELWKLDTNGFLELVHTLTKFSIESGAPVYNPSLSFASEDIIVGCNGCKNLEIIIKNDSQPLLTFVFEDIDAGIILDSVYVEDKSIINVVMCFITEIESKKHSEVVLYTYSSPAIDTVGSEPSSLGVKFIGKRILRVKGAVDYANLESNGNYLHLMSQDSATFVYDSLRPVNKEIPAEGNQEINIPKYCWSQDEDSLTIWLKVFDGIDKSQIKVDVKPNNIVIKYEDQILMAGESGHRLDPDLTTWSHEKDSLKIDLFKNETGLMWNELIKGDTGGECLPNEALAAEVHSRLAYLCTEEPGTGGGHPMLGFNSEQLEECDIQERENQFQRINIDSHKTTHLVILGANNCVLFTQRVKHGQLLCLRHDHDGCVWVAGESNDEHWRLKHISTFPGFGYVEASKTNKKFCVSPPNGSYVAIVEHARHVFLYEKPVGNSKIGHQRIVDLGCEVQANPVLGAAASNRYLYLLTKNKLYQLQMNP, encoded by the exons ATGCCTGATATCATAGAACTACGACCAGACAAGGGTCTTTTGTACCCCAACttcgaaaaatatcaatttcttgACGAGCCAATACTTATTCTGGAAAAAGATCTGGAGACAG AGGTGCTGCGAGTCGAACCCAGTAGTTCTCAAGATTCCTGGCTTGAAGCAAGGTCTTTCGCTTACCATAATCATTTGTATAAAAATCCGTTTAACGGCAAGTGTTATTTCGTCAACAAAGATAATGAATTATGGAAATTGGATACAAATGGTTTTTTAGAGTTGGTACATACCCTGACCAAATTCTCAATTGAATCTGGTGCCCCGGTGTATAATCCATCACTGAGTTTTGCTTCAGAAGACATCATAGTTGGCTGCAATGggtgtaaaaatttggaaataattattaaaaatgacTCACAACCCTTGTTAACATTCGTGTTTGAGGATATAGATGCTGGTATAATATTAGATTCAGTCTACGTTGAAGATAAATCAATAATCAACGTTGTAATGTGCTTTATAACTGAAATTGAGAGCAAAAAACATTCTGAAGTTGTTTTGTATACATATTCTTCACCAGCTATTGATACAGTGGGTTCAGAACCTTCATCGCTGGGTGTTAAATTTATTGGAAAGAGGATCTTGAGGGTGAAGGGAGCTGTTGATTATGCTAATTTAGAATCAAACGGAAATTATTTACACTTAATGAGTCAAGACTCTGCTACCTTTGTTTACGATTCTTTAAGACCAGTGAATAAGGAAATTCCAGCTGAAGGCAATCAAGAGATTAATATCCCAAAATACTGCTGGTCTCAGGATGAAGATTCGCTTACCATTTGGTTGAAAGTTTTCGATGGCATTGATAAGAGTCAAATTAAAGTTGACGTCAAGCCTAATAATATTGTCATAAAATATGAAGATCAGATATTGATGGCTGGGGAAAGTGGGCATAGATTGGATCCAGATTTAACAACTTGGTCACATGAGAAAGATTCGCTAAAAAtagatttattcaaaaatgagACAGGGTTAATGTGGAATGAGCTGATTAAAGGGGACACTGGCGGTGAATGCTTACCAAATGAGGCTCTAGCAGCCGAAGTTCACAGCAG ATTAGCCTATTTATGCACTGAAGAGCCAGGAACCGGAGGTGGGCATCCAATGTTGGGATTCAACTCAGAGCAGCTAGAAGAATGTGATATtcaagaaagagaaaatcaaTTCCAAAGAATTAATATAGACTCTCACAAGACTACTCATTTAGTAATTTTAGGTGCAAATAACTGCGTTTTGTTCACACAAAGAGTCAAACACGGCCAGCTCTTGTGTTTGAGACATGATCATGACGGCTGCGTTTGGGTTGCTGGTGAAAGTAATGACGAACATTGGAGATTGAAGCATATTTCTACATTTCCTGGATTTGGATACGTAGAGGCAAGCAAGACTAACAAAAAGTTTTGCGTCTCTCCCCCTA ATGGGTCGTACGTAGCTATAGTAGAGCATGCAAGACATGTTTTTCTGTATGAAAAACCAGTTGGAAACTCAAAAATAGGACATCAACGCATTGTAGATTTGGGGTGTGAAGTGCAAGCCAATCCTGTTTTGGGTGCTGCAGCTTCAAATCGTTATCTGTATTTATTGACCAAGAATAAATTGTACCAATTGCAGATGAATCCTTAG
- the LOC124307223 gene encoding nudC domain-containing protein 1 isoform X2: protein MPDIIELRPDKGLLYPNFEKYQFLDEPILILEKDLETEVLRVEPSSSQDSWLEARSFAYHNHLYKNPFNGKCYFVNKDNELWKLDTNGFLELVHTLTKFSIESGAPVYNPSLSFASEDIIVGCNGCKNLEIIIKNDSQPLLTFVFEDIDAAIDTVGSEPSSLGVKFIGKRILRVKGAVDYANLESNGNYLHLMSQDSATFVYDSLRPVNKEIPAEGNQEINIPKYCWSQDEDSLTIWLKVFDGIDKSQIKVDVKPNNIVIKYEDQILMAGESGHRLDPDLTTWSHEKDSLKIDLFKNETGLMWNELIKGDTGGECLPNEALAAEVHSRLAYLCTEEPGTGGGHPMLGFNSEQLEECDIQERENQFQRINIDSHKTTHLVILGANNCVLFTQRVKHGQLLCLRHDHDGCVWVAGESNDEHWRLKHISTFPGFGYVEASKTNKKFCVSPPNGSYVAIVEHARHVFLYEKPVGNSKIGHQRIVDLGCEVQANPVLGAAASNRYLYLLTKNKLYQLQMNP from the exons ATGCCTGATATCATAGAACTACGACCAGACAAGGGTCTTTTGTACCCCAACttcgaaaaatatcaatttcttgACGAGCCAATACTTATTCTGGAAAAAGATCTGGAGACAG AGGTGCTGCGAGTCGAACCCAGTAGTTCTCAAGATTCCTGGCTTGAAGCAAGGTCTTTCGCTTACCATAATCATTTGTATAAAAATCCGTTTAACGGCAAGTGTTATTTCGTCAACAAAGATAATGAATTATGGAAATTGGATACAAATGGTTTTTTAGAGTTGGTACATACCCTGACCAAATTCTCAATTGAATCTGGTGCCCCGGTGTATAATCCATCACTGAGTTTTGCTTCAGAAGACATCATAGTTGGCTGCAATGggtgtaaaaatttggaaataattattaaaaatgacTCACAACCCTTGTTAACATTCGTGTTTGAGGATATAGATGCTG CTATTGATACAGTGGGTTCAGAACCTTCATCGCTGGGTGTTAAATTTATTGGAAAGAGGATCTTGAGGGTGAAGGGAGCTGTTGATTATGCTAATTTAGAATCAAACGGAAATTATTTACACTTAATGAGTCAAGACTCTGCTACCTTTGTTTACGATTCTTTAAGACCAGTGAATAAGGAAATTCCAGCTGAAGGCAATCAAGAGATTAATATCCCAAAATACTGCTGGTCTCAGGATGAAGATTCGCTTACCATTTGGTTGAAAGTTTTCGATGGCATTGATAAGAGTCAAATTAAAGTTGACGTCAAGCCTAATAATATTGTCATAAAATATGAAGATCAGATATTGATGGCTGGGGAAAGTGGGCATAGATTGGATCCAGATTTAACAACTTGGTCACATGAGAAAGATTCGCTAAAAAtagatttattcaaaaatgagACAGGGTTAATGTGGAATGAGCTGATTAAAGGGGACACTGGCGGTGAATGCTTACCAAATGAGGCTCTAGCAGCCGAAGTTCACAGCAG ATTAGCCTATTTATGCACTGAAGAGCCAGGAACCGGAGGTGGGCATCCAATGTTGGGATTCAACTCAGAGCAGCTAGAAGAATGTGATATtcaagaaagagaaaatcaaTTCCAAAGAATTAATATAGACTCTCACAAGACTACTCATTTAGTAATTTTAGGTGCAAATAACTGCGTTTTGTTCACACAAAGAGTCAAACACGGCCAGCTCTTGTGTTTGAGACATGATCATGACGGCTGCGTTTGGGTTGCTGGTGAAAGTAATGACGAACATTGGAGATTGAAGCATATTTCTACATTTCCTGGATTTGGATACGTAGAGGCAAGCAAGACTAACAAAAAGTTTTGCGTCTCTCCCCCTA ATGGGTCGTACGTAGCTATAGTAGAGCATGCAAGACATGTTTTTCTGTATGAAAAACCAGTTGGAAACTCAAAAATAGGACATCAACGCATTGTAGATTTGGGGTGTGAAGTGCAAGCCAATCCTGTTTTGGGTGCTGCAGCTTCAAATCGTTATCTGTATTTATTGACCAAGAATAAATTGTACCAATTGCAGATGAATCCTTAG
- the LOC124307409 gene encoding E3 ubiquitin-protein ligase ZNRF2: MGAKASTVAQSGNGQSSGANEMQGFSILRSLPGVIQQSQSQASRGDSRQRARSLSSVPDLTSGEQGMASSVGVSVGQALGIPQLDSDDTDDDSGRVYAAHSLPSHIWSLNGLKCPVCSKFILPDDIECHLVMCLTKPRLNYNEDVLADQKGECVICLEELQPGDVIARLPCLCIYHKNCIDRWFQVNRSCPEHPGD; the protein is encoded by the exons ATGGGTGCAAAAGCCAGCACAGTCGCACAGTCTGGGAATGGGCAATCCTCGGGAGCCAACGAAATGCAGGGGTTCTCAATACTCCGTTCGTTGCCCGGGGTCATACAGCAGAGTCAATCACAGGCGTCGCGGGGCGACAGCAGACAAAGGGCCAGGTCGTTGAGTTCAGTACCAGATTTAACCTCCGGGGAACAAGGGATGGCCTCCTCGGTTGGCGTGAGCGTCGGCCAGGCGCTGGGGATTCCGCAGCTCGACTCCGACGATACGGACGACGACAGCGGTCGGGTTTACGCCGCTCATAGTCTACCCTCTCACATTTGGTCCCTAAACG GTTTAAAGTGTCCTGTATGCTCCAAGTTCATCCTTCCCGATGATATAGAGTGCCACCTGGTCATGTGCCTAACCAAACCTCGCCTAAACTACAATG AGGACGTTTTGGCAGATCAAAAAGGTGAATGTGTTATTTGCCTGGAGGAGTTACAGCCTGGAGATGTAATCGCCCGTTTGCCTTGCCTATGCATATATCATAAAAA CTGCATCGACAGATGGTTTCAAGTGAATCGCAGCTGTCCCGAACATCCCGGTGACTGA
- the LOC124307381 gene encoding NADH dehydrogenase [ubiquinone] flavoprotein 2, mitochondrial isoform X3, translated as MLGTLQRARSLLALKNVRGVQSSAGRLSDHLFVHRDSEENNPNTPFEFNEANKKRVEAILAIYPEGHKRGAMMPLLDLAQRQLGWLPISAMHKVAEILKLPNMRVYEVATFYTMFNRQPVGKYHVQVCTCTPCWLRGSDEILQAVTKAANCAVGHTSADKLFTVIEVECLGACANAPMLQVNDDYYEDLTAETTEKIINALKNGQDKPPPGPQVSSRFAAEPAGQLTTLTSPPPGPGFKIRSDL; from the exons aTGCTGGGGACTCTGCAGAGAGCTCGCAGCCTTTTG GCTCTAAAAAACGTCAGAGGAGTACAGTCGTCTGCGGGACGGTTGTCAGATCATTTATTCGTC CACCGAGATTCTGAAGAGAACAATCCTAATACTCCGTTCGAGTTCAATGAGGCAAACAAGAAACGTGTCGAAGCAATCCTGGCAATTTATCCCGAGGGTCATAAGCGCGGAGCTATGATGCCCTTGCTAGATTTGGCGCAACGCCAACTCGGATGGTTGCCTATTTCAGCCATGCACAAAGTAGCAGAGATTTTGAAACTACCTAACATGCGCGTATACGAAGTGGCCACGTTCTACACAATGTTCAATCGGCAGCCAGTAGGAAAATATCACGTCCAAGTATGCACATGCACACCTTGTTGGCTTCGTGGCTCTGATGAGATCCTTCAGGCTGTAACTAAAGCAGCTAATTGTGCAGTTGGCCACACATCTGCTGATAAACTCTTCACAGTTATCGAGGTGGAATGTCTGGGAGCTTGTGCCAACGCTCCAATGCTCCAAGTAAACGATGACTATTAT GAAGACCTTACTGCCGAGACtacagagaaaataataaacgcATTAAAGAATGGTCAAGATAAACCACCACCAGGACCTCAAGTGTCATCCCGATTTGCTGCAGAACCAGCAGGTCAATTGACAACCTTAACCAGCCCTCCACCTGGCCCTGGCTTCAAAATTCGTTCAGATTTATAG
- the LOC124307381 gene encoding NADH dehydrogenase [ubiquinone] flavoprotein 2, mitochondrial isoform X2: protein MLGTLQRARSLLNCSLSKALKNVRGVQSSAGRLSDHLFVHRDSEENNPNTPFEFNEANKKRVEAILAIYPEGHKRGAMMPLLDLAQRQLGWLPISAMHKVAEILKLPNMRVYEVATFYTMFNRQPVGKYHVQVCTCTPCWLRGSDEILQAVTKAANCAVGHTSADKLFTVIEVECLGACANAPMLQVNDDYYEDLTAETTEKIINALKNGQDKPPPGPQVSSRFAAEPAGQLTTLTSPPPGPGFKIRSDL from the exons aTGCTGGGGACTCTGCAGAGAGCTCGCAGCCTTTTG AATTGTTCTCTGTCCAAGGCTCTAAAAAACGTCAGAGGAGTACAGTCGTCTGCGGGACGGTTGTCAGATCATTTATTCGTC CACCGAGATTCTGAAGAGAACAATCCTAATACTCCGTTCGAGTTCAATGAGGCAAACAAGAAACGTGTCGAAGCAATCCTGGCAATTTATCCCGAGGGTCATAAGCGCGGAGCTATGATGCCCTTGCTAGATTTGGCGCAACGCCAACTCGGATGGTTGCCTATTTCAGCCATGCACAAAGTAGCAGAGATTTTGAAACTACCTAACATGCGCGTATACGAAGTGGCCACGTTCTACACAATGTTCAATCGGCAGCCAGTAGGAAAATATCACGTCCAAGTATGCACATGCACACCTTGTTGGCTTCGTGGCTCTGATGAGATCCTTCAGGCTGTAACTAAAGCAGCTAATTGTGCAGTTGGCCACACATCTGCTGATAAACTCTTCACAGTTATCGAGGTGGAATGTCTGGGAGCTTGTGCCAACGCTCCAATGCTCCAAGTAAACGATGACTATTAT GAAGACCTTACTGCCGAGACtacagagaaaataataaacgcATTAAAGAATGGTCAAGATAAACCACCACCAGGACCTCAAGTGTCATCCCGATTTGCTGCAGAACCAGCAGGTCAATTGACAACCTTAACCAGCCCTCCACCTGGCCCTGGCTTCAAAATTCGTTCAGATTTATAG
- the LOC124307381 gene encoding NADH dehydrogenase [ubiquinone] flavoprotein 2, mitochondrial isoform X1, with amino-acid sequence MNLTSNRVIRVLLLKNCSLSKALKNVRGVQSSAGRLSDHLFVHRDSEENNPNTPFEFNEANKKRVEAILAIYPEGHKRGAMMPLLDLAQRQLGWLPISAMHKVAEILKLPNMRVYEVATFYTMFNRQPVGKYHVQVCTCTPCWLRGSDEILQAVTKAANCAVGHTSADKLFTVIEVECLGACANAPMLQVNDDYYEDLTAETTEKIINALKNGQDKPPPGPQVSSRFAAEPAGQLTTLTSPPPGPGFKIRSDL; translated from the exons ATG AACCTAACCTCCAATCGGGTCATACGTGTGTTGCTTCTAAAGAATTGTTCTCTGTCCAAGGCTCTAAAAAACGTCAGAGGAGTACAGTCGTCTGCGGGACGGTTGTCAGATCATTTATTCGTC CACCGAGATTCTGAAGAGAACAATCCTAATACTCCGTTCGAGTTCAATGAGGCAAACAAGAAACGTGTCGAAGCAATCCTGGCAATTTATCCCGAGGGTCATAAGCGCGGAGCTATGATGCCCTTGCTAGATTTGGCGCAACGCCAACTCGGATGGTTGCCTATTTCAGCCATGCACAAAGTAGCAGAGATTTTGAAACTACCTAACATGCGCGTATACGAAGTGGCCACGTTCTACACAATGTTCAATCGGCAGCCAGTAGGAAAATATCACGTCCAAGTATGCACATGCACACCTTGTTGGCTTCGTGGCTCTGATGAGATCCTTCAGGCTGTAACTAAAGCAGCTAATTGTGCAGTTGGCCACACATCTGCTGATAAACTCTTCACAGTTATCGAGGTGGAATGTCTGGGAGCTTGTGCCAACGCTCCAATGCTCCAAGTAAACGATGACTATTAT GAAGACCTTACTGCCGAGACtacagagaaaataataaacgcATTAAAGAATGGTCAAGATAAACCACCACCAGGACCTCAAGTGTCATCCCGATTTGCTGCAGAACCAGCAGGTCAATTGACAACCTTAACCAGCCCTCCACCTGGCCCTGGCTTCAAAATTCGTTCAGATTTATAG